In Prosthecobacter fusiformis, the sequence GCATTGGCGATCTGCATGACCTCGATCGGGTCAAACGGCTTCTTTAAAATCATCAACCGGTGCGATAGCCCCAGATGGTCCACCATATCGTCCCAGGAATAGTCCGCATAGGCCGTGCAGATGGCCACTTGGAGATCCGGCTGGATGCGCCAAAGACTCTTGATGGTAGCGATGCCGTCCATCCCCGGTGGCATGCGTACATCCACCAGTGCCAGGGCGAAGGGACGCCCCTGCTGGATGCCCATTTCTACCAGTTTCACCGCGCCATCTCCCTGGGCGGCAAAGGCCAGCTCGAAGTCTGGCATGGACTTGGATGCCTGCGCATCACCAAACACGGCTGACTCCACCATGTTTAGGTCAGTTTCGCCAAAATCCGTCGGCGAAAGAATCTTGCGAAAATCCTCATGGATGGTCGTGTTATCATCCACGATCAGGATGCGATGGTTCACATGCAGGGGATCCTGTGAAACCAGATCATCAGCAGAATCGGAGGGGGGACGAGGCGGGTTCATGCGGGGGTCACGGTGAGAGAGTTGAAGCAGGAGACGAGGCAGACTGGACGGGAGAACTTGAGCCTGACTGGGGTGAGGAAATGGAATCTTTGCGGTAAGGCACCTCCAGGGTGAAGCGTGCGCCTTTACCCAGACCGTCACTCTCCGCACGCAGTACACCGCCCAGATCTTGCGCCAGCAGGCAGGCGTGATGCAGGCCGAAGCCGTGGCCGTCCGTCTTGGTCGTAAAGCCTTGGGTAAAGATGTTTGTCAGGTTCCGGGGGTGGATGCCGCAGCCGGTGTCCTCCACCGTGATGTTGATCTTCTCATTCCCCACCGGGACGATGCGCAGCGTCAGCTTCCGCTCAGCGACGGGCCTGTCCCCCATGGCCTGGCAGGCATTGGCCAGCAGGTTGACCAAAATTTGCAGCAGCAGCCCACGGGCAGAATAGATGGGCGGCAGGTCCGCGAAGTGGCGCTCCACCTGGATCTGCTGATGGGCGATGTGGACATCCGTCTCCAGCCGCAGCGCATCCTCAATCACCGTCACCAGATCCAGCGGCTCCCAGAGGGTACGCACGGTGCTGTGGGACTGCTGGAGCATGATCATATCCCGGATGTGCTCGATGCGCTCGATCATGTCACTCACGGTGGCATCCAGCCGGTTCTGCTCATCCCGCAGGTAGGCGGAGAGGTCCACCAGATACCCTGGCAGCACCTGGCCGCGCTTGTCATTCGTGAAGAAATCCGGGTTATCCGGCAGGTTGTCTTTCACCAGTTGGGTGGCCTGGCATAGCTTGTCCATGCGGGATTTTTTCAGCCGCTCAGCCAGCAGCTTGGCCCCCACATTCAGGCTATTGAGCACATTGCCCACATTGTGCAGCACCCCGGTGGCGATTTCCGCCATCCCCGCCTGGCGGGAGGCCTCCACCATCATCTTATGCAGATCCTGCGTGCTGGCCTCATGCTCCCGCTGGGCAGTGATGTCTAAAATGATACCGCGCAGCACCTTGCCATCCAGCATCAGCTTCGCCGCCTGGCCGTATTCGTTGACGAAAGCCGTCGTTCCATCGGGTCTTACGACGCGGTATTCTACATGGTATTTGATCAGGTCTTTGATCGCCTGCTTCCAGCAGTCCATCACCCGCTGCCGGTCTTCCGAATGAATGATCTTTTCCAGAAATCCGGTTTCAGAGCCCCAGCGGTCCAGATCAAAACCCAGGTATCCATCTGCATTCTGGCTCAGATAGGTGAAGCCAGCGCTGCCCGCAGGCCGCTCCCACACCACCCCCTGGACCGAATTGACCATGCCATCCAGGCTCTCGATGTCTTTCATCAAGGGCAGCACCGCTTTTTCCAGCTCCCGCTGGCGGCGCGCCTCAGAGGTCACCACCAGGAAACCGCCCAGGCATAGGCAGATCACCAGCAGCCCGCCAAACTCGCCGACCACCCGCCACTGCTCACGCTCACGCGCGACATTCCAGCGGGTGGGAAAAAATTCCAGCATCAGCACGCCCTGCACCGTGTCCACATCGTCGCGGAGCGGCACCAGTGAGATCAGCCCTAAAGCCACCCCCGCTTTTCCACGTGTGTCACACCAGTATTCAGCCCCCTGGAAGGCTCTTGTGATCTTGTCCTCATAGGCCTTTTTGATCACTGGCCGGTCGGCCTCCTTCTGCACCCCCATCATGTGCTTCACCATCTGCCCATCCGCATTTTTCACCACCAAAGTCGCCGTGCGGACATCCATCCCCTCAAAACCCAGTCGCTGCCTGGCCCGCTGCACCACGGGCCGCAGGGAATCCTCATTCATCGCCGGGATGTTTTCCGTGGATCGCTCCACCGCGTGCGCATACACCCGGGAGATGCCCATCCAGGACTGCATCAGCCTATCTTCCACGATGCGCGTGCATTTGTTGATCTGCATCGTCGCCAAGTAGCCGATGGCACTGACCAAAACAAAAATCAGCAGGTGATGATGGGTGTTATGATAGCGCCGCTTCAAGAAGCCAAGGCAAGCCCCACCGACAGCCAGTGTCGTTGCCAAGAAGACCAAAGCAGGTGTGCCCCATTCCATATATTCCAACAATTATAGTTGTTATGAAAGCAAAGGCAAAGAAATCATCCAGGAACACCAAACTTTTCCGCTCAAAAGCACTCAGATTTGCTGAAAAATCATTAAAAAGTGCAAAATGTCAGCTTTAACCCCTTTTAATTATTGATCTAAAATCCTGCTTTTAGCCATGGTTTATCCATTTTTATGTCAAATTCGTCACCATTCGCCCATGAAATCGAATTTCCGAATAATCCCGAAGGGTGAAGTATTCGCTGGCAGCGACAAAAGTACTCCAGAGCTTTAGCTCGCCAAAACCCCCACTGGTGAAACAACGCCTAGTTTCGACGAGACTAGGAACTGGCATCTCAGGCCCCCCTCAGCCCCAAGGACCGAGGGGGTCCCGCCCCCTTGCTGAGGCCAGGATGGCCTCACTCCTTGTGTGCCCTCCTTCACCCCACCTCAATGGAGGTAAAAGAACTCATTGGCATTCAGCAGCACGTGGCAAAGATCTGTCACGGCTTCCTGACCAGGATCCATGCGGCCTTTTGTTGAAACGGGTGCCGCTGCACTTTCCCAACGCCACGCTGTTTTAGGGTCGCCCTTCAGCATCTCGGTGACCATATCGGCATTCACATCCACCACGCAGCTTGCATCGGTGGCCCCCACCCAGGCCATCAGCTTGCCGCCGTCCAGGCTGCCCTGGCGCATGGCAAACCGGGCGATGGCTCCGTGCCAGAGGTTGTTCTTGTCCTTGTCACGACCCCCCACATACAGACCGCGCTCAGCATTCGTATAGCCGCCGCAGACCTGGTGTGAGACGGTCACGCTCTGCATCTCAGCCTTGGGATCGCTCAGGTCCCGGGCATAAAAGGTGATGGTGCCGCCGAATTTCTGGCCTTCAGCAGGTTCGTTGTTGATGGCAGCCGCCACATAATACGGCTTGCCCTCTGGAATACGCAGACCGGAAGCCACCACTTCATACATCAGCGTGCCCTGGAAATCATCACCGGAGAGCTGGACGATGAGGTTGTTCGGCTTATAGGCGGATTTTAAACCTGTGACACCCAAGGCCCAACCCCGGTCAGATTTGCTGTTGTCCCACCGGGAGGCGATGGTGCGGACGCTGGCGCTGGGATAAACCTGATTAAGGTTCACCACGGCTTCCAGGGCGAATTCATTTCCTTCGATGCGGCCTGTCTCATGCACACGCAGCTTTTCATGGCTGGTGCCCGGAGTATGGACCAGTGTCTTCGCCGTGCGGGAGGCCCCGGCGGTGCCGAAGAAATTGCTGGCAGAAGCCAGTGCAGGCGGCTCGGCAGGTTTCGTCGGCAGTTCGCTCTTGAGCTGGGTGCGCTGCGCGGTCAGGAAGCTGAGCGCATCCTTTTTCTCCGTGGCTGTCGGCTTGCGGGAAAAGGCCATGCTGTAGGCCCGGTCCACCAGTTCCGCATCAGTGCCATATTGGGATTTGAGCAATTGGACGGCCATGGCACGGGCACGCTCCAGCGGCCAGTCACCATTGATCATGAGCAGGCTCTGGGTGGCCGTGGTGGTGGAATCACGTGTGGGCAGGCTGCTGAATCCGGGAGGGGCATCCAGGCTGGCCAGGAACTCATCCTGGGTATTGCGAATCTTGCGGGTATAAATGCTGCGGCGCGGCTGGGTGGCTGGCACGCTGACACCGCCCATGTCCATATTCAGCTCACCACTGGCCAGCAGGGCGGCATCGCGTGCCTGCTCCGCATCCAGACGGCGTGGCAGGAAGCGCCACAGAAGATTGTTTTCAGGGTCCGTCGTCAGTTCCTTCGTCGTCGGGGCACGCTGGGCGGTCTGCCGGTAGGTGGCGGACATGAGGATCATTTTGTGCAGCGGCTTGAACTTCCAACCGCCTTCCACAAACTCCGAGGTCAGCCAGTCGAGTAGCTCAGGATGCGTCGGTTTTTCGCCCAGGCGGCCAAAGTCGCTCGGGGTAGCTACCAGACCGCGGCCAAAGTGATACTGCCACACCCGGTTCACGATGACACGGGTGGTCAGCGGATTGTCTGCGCGGGTCATCCAATTCGCCAGCACGGTGCGGCGTCCGGTTGTGGCAGAGCCAGGGGAGATTTCCGGCAGGGCGGCATCCGAAGGGTCCAAAATGGAAAGGAACCCTGGATTCACCACGGTATCCCCCACACGACGCGCCTTGAACTTCGTGATGCCAGGAGGGCCACCGGTTTCACCGATGATGAAAGCCGTCAGCAGGGACTTCGGTTTCAGGGAATCAAACTGAGCCAGTTGCTCCTGGGCGGCTTTCAACTGTGATTGCTCAGGATCTTTGATCTTGTCAGACTTGAAGCGGTAACGCTCAAACTCTGCCTGCCTCCAGGCCAGCCGGACGACTTGCTCCTCATACGCACTGCGCTCAGCGACAGGCTTTTTCCACATGGCCACCACTTCAGCGGGGAATTTCTCCATGGCCCGTCTCTGGGCATCGGCAATGCGAGGCTCGATGATGCGGTCGATGACTGCCAGAGGCTCCTTGGCCGCTTCTTTCCAGGCGGCAAGCTGCTCCTCATAGGCCTTGATCTCAGCAGGAGTGGCGAGGGGCTTGTCTTCCGGCCAGACGATGTTTGAAAAGAAGGCCTGGAGGCGGAAGTAGTCCTTGTGCAGGATGGGGTCGAATTTGTGATCATGGCACTGCGCGCACTGCACACTCATGCCCATGAAGACATCCGCCGTCACACCCGTGACCTCATTCATGATATTCTGCCACTGCGTCTCCGCATCCCGCTGGTTGTATTCGTAAATACTATGGCGCAGGAAGGCCGTGCCGATGGATACCTTCGGGTTGGCCGGGTCCACTTCATCCCCGGCGATCTGCTCCCGCATGAACTGGTCGTAAGGCTTGTCAGTGTTGAAGGATTCGATCACGTAATCGCGATAAGGCCACACGTTCGGCCTGTAGGCATCCTGGCGGTAACCTTCGGATTCCGCATAGCGGGCTAGGTCCAGCCAATGCTGTCCCCAGCGCTCACCGTAGCGGGGGCTGGCTAGCAACTTGTCCACCAGCCGCTCATAAGCCGTGGCGGATTTAGCCTTCTTCGGGGCCGCTTTTTCCGCCTTCACTTCGGCGACAAAGGTGGCCACATCTTCCGGGGTCGGCGGCAGACCATGAAGGTCAAAATAAACGCGCCGCACTAGTTCCTCCGGCGTGGCTTCTTTCGCAGCCTCCAGGCCATTTTCTGCCAGCTTCACCTGTACAAAGGCATCAATGGGGGAGTTGCTGCCCGCAGCCTTCGCCGCTGGCACCGCCGGTTTTTTCACCGGCTGGAAGGCCCACCATTCCTTGTCTTCCTGGGTGAATTCACCCGGCTTGCGCGCAGGCTTCACTGAGGCCACTTCCGCCTCCGGCCAGGGCGCACCCATGGCGATCCACTGCTTCAGCGCGGCGATCTGGTCCTCCGGCAGCTTGCCATCCGGCGGCATCTCCAGGTCACTATCGCCATAATTCACCGCCTTCATCAGCAGAGACTCATCCGGCTGATGCGCGATCAGCGCCGGGCCGGAATCTCCCCCGTGGTTCAGGTAGGCCAAGTTATCCACCCGCAACCCCCCCTTCTGCTTTTCTTCCCCATGGCAGCTAAAGCAGGACTCCGCCAAAATCGGGCGGATTTTGTTTTCGAAAAACTTCAGCGACTCCGGCTCAATGGCCGAAACCTGAGCACTGAGTGCGAGCATGAAAACCAAGGAAACTGGACGCGACGAAGGCATGATATGTGTATAAGGCACCCACCTGGGCTTTTTTGACACGAATTTACATAAATCTTTACGCTTGTCCCATCACAGGGGTGTTTTTGAGTATGTTTCAGCGTCCTCGCGTTGCATCTGAGACCCGGATGGCCTCACGCCGGGTCATTGATGTGCGGGAAGGAAAAAAGCCGCGCAGCCAGCAAGGCGTCCCCAGTCGGGGCGGGACGCCCCAACTCCTTGGGTTGCGCTGCGGGCAGGTGCAAGGAGTGGGGGCGTCTCGCCCCCATAAACTGAGGGCGGGACGCCCTCACACCTCCCCTCACACCCCCTCCTTCTCCTCCGGCAGCAGCAGCGCGACCGCAGAGGCGGGGATGAACAGAAGACCCGCATAAAACAGGGCCATGCGGTAGTCCCCCACCGGAGCATACAGTTTAAACAGGACCGTACCTGCTGCAGCGACGATGCGGCCGATGTTATAACAAAAGCCGGAACCCGTCGTGCGCAGCAGCGTGGGGAAAAGCGGCGGCAGACACATGGTGAACAGGCCAAACACCCCCTGGCACACGCCGATGACCGCATACCACCACAGGAGCTGGCTGTGCGTCCATTCTTGGGAAAAGGCCGCCAGCATGCAGATGGCGTAGGTCAGCAGCATCAGTGTGATGGCGCGGCGATACCCCATCAGCTTGGCCAGGGCACCGGCCAGATAATTGCCACAGATGGAGCCGATCATGATGTACATCAGCGCCACCACCACCGCATTGGTCTGGTCCGGCCCCGAGAGGTTTTTGACCTCCGGGAGGGAGCGGATGAGGCTCTGCTGCCAAAACATGAAAGCCCAATGCGCGGTCAATGAGACGGCGCAAATCACCAGCACACGCCAGGTGACCCCGGCCACTTGGGGGCCAAAGAGCTCGCGAATCCGTGGTGGCTTGCTCGTGCGTCGGGCTTCTTCCCACTCCTCCGTTTCCGGCACCGCCTTGCGGATCCATAGGGTCAGCAGGGCCGGGATAATGCCCACCAGGAAAATGCTGCGATGGCTTTCATCATGTTTCAGCAGCTCCCCCGCCAGACATGCCAGTAGGATGCCCACATTCACCGCTGTCTGCAAGGTGGCGGCGATCCATGGACGCCACTTCTTGGGCCAAGTTTCAGAGAGCAACGAAGCGCCCACGGCCCATTCCCCGCCGATACCCAGGGCGGAAAGAAAACGGCAGATCAGCAGGTGCCACCATTCCGTGCAGAAATAGGACAGCCCGGTAAAGCCCGCATAAAACAAGATCGTCAGCACCAACGTACGGCTGCGCCCCAGGCGGTCGCCAATCCAGCCGAATACCCCGCCGCCCAATGCCCAGCCCACTAGGAACGCCGCCTGGATGATGGAGGCCTTCGTATCCACCTCCCCGGGTGAAGCTGCCAGCCCATCCTTCATCAGTAGCAGCGCCACAAAGGGCGTCGCCACCAGGGTATAGATGTGCATGTCCAGCCCATCGAACAGCCAGCCTAACCAGGCGGCCAGCCCTGACTTTTTCTGGTGCGTGGTCAGGTCCCGCAGGCGGGTGATCTCAGGTTTCGAGGCGGTGGGAGTCATGAAGGGCGCGAGCTTTTAACATTTGCACGGATCTGGCAAGCCCGGACCCAGACTTTCCCACGCCTCCCCTGCCCGCTTATTCGTGGAACTGGAGGGAATACAGTTTCTGATAAAGCTCGCTTTTCTTCAGCAGTTCATCGTGGGAGCCGATGTCCGCCACCCCACCATCTCTCATCACGATGATCTGGTCCGCCTGCATGATGGTGGAAAGACGGTGGGCAATGGCGATGACGGTTTTCCCCTCGGACAGCACATGGATGGCTTCCTGGATGATCTTTTCCGTCTCCGTATCCAGGGCGCTGGTGGCCTCATCCAAAAGCAGGATGGGCGCATTGCGCAAAATGGCACGGGCGATGGACAGGCGCTGCTTCTGCCCGCCAGAAAGGTTGCAGCCGGAGTCGCCCACGATGGCATTGTACCCGCCCTGCTGGGCCTGGATGAAATCATGCGCATGCGCCTTCTTCGCCGCCGCAATGATCTCCTCCTCCGTCGCATTCAGGCGGCCATAGCGGATGTTTTCGCGGATGGTATCGTGGAAGAGGAAGGTATCCTGGCTAACCAGGCCGATGTTTCCACGCACACTGTCCTGCGTCACGGTGCGGATGTCTGTACCATCCATGAGTACCCGCCCGGAGTCTGGATCATAAAAGCGCAGCAGCAGGGAAAAGAGCGTGCTCTTGCCTGCACCGCTCGGCCCCACCAGCGCATAGAATTTCCCCGGACTCAGCTCCATGCTGACGTTCGTGACCGCAGCCTTGTCCAGCTTGCTGCCGTCGATCTTGCTATACGCAAAGGAGACGTTTTCAAAGGTGACTCCGCCTTTGATGCGCGGCAGTTCAGGCGCACCCGGCAGATCCTTGATGTCCGCCTCGCGTTCCAGCAGGTGCACCACCTTGTTCACCGCATACACCGTCTTCTGCATGAGCAGATTCACCTTGCTCAGTTCCTTGGCCGGCGGGTAGATTTTCGTCAGCGCCATCACCAGCACGATCAGCTCGCTGGCACTGCGTTCCTGCACCCAAAAATACACCAGCCCTGCAGCGATGCCGATGGAGGCCACGGATTCCACAATGGGGCCGATGAGCTCCATCGCCCGCGTCCAACGTAGCATGTTGCGGCACATCTCCGCGTTCGCTTTGTCGAACCGTTTCACCTCATACTCCTCCCGCGCATAACCTTTCACCAAGCGGATACCCGTGAAGGATTCATGCATCGTCGTCATCATGGTGCCTACCTCTTTTTCCTCACGCGAGCCAGACTTCCGCACCTTGCGACCGATGGCGATGATCGGTGCCAGGCACAGAGGGAAAATAACCAGGGACATCAGGGTGAAAAACCAGTCCTGGGAAAACAGCACAAACAGGATGGTGACGATGGTCAGCGGCCGGTTGGTGATCAACTGCACCAGTTGCACCGCGTTCGACTGTGCCACACGCGACTGGTTGAAAACCGTCTGCATCAGCTCCCCGGCCTTGGTATGGCTGAAGAAGGCGGGCGACTGCCGCAACACACTGCGGAAGACATCGCTGCGGATGTGGAAAAGCATCTTCGTCCCCACCCAGGCCAGACAATACTTGTTCAAGTATTCTAGGAACCCGTTGAGAAACATCAGCACCGGGATGCACGCGCAGGCGATGATGACCCCGCCCAGGCCCACGGGCGTATCATTGGCCATGCCCAGTACCTGAGCCAGATTCACCTCTCCAAAGACCGGCAATTGCACCGGTGTACCCAGCGTCTTGGCCCCGCCATCCAGCACGAGCTGGAAAATGAGCGAGACGCCCACGATGAGCACGCCATTGAAAGCTGCGGCCACGATGCCAATGAACACCCCGAGGATAAAACGCCCCATCCAGGGCTTCAAATACTCCAGAATCCGCGCATACGGCATCTTCAACTGGGCGATCTCAGCATCGGTCATCTGAGAGGGATTCTTCGAGAAAGGAGCTACGGCCATGGAGGTGGGAAAACAATCCCGCACAGAGGCTGCGGGGTCCGATGCGTAGCACGGGAGATGCAAAGCGTCGAGATGAAGTTCACCCCCTCGGAGCAAAGCGGAATCCTCGTTCTTGATATACCCGCCCACCCGCCGGATCATCCTGATCACCATGACCCTGTCAGATCTCAAAAACCAAGTTTGCGAAGCCAACCGCGCCCTGGAGCCCAGCGGCCTCGTGCGCCTCACCTGGGGAAACGTCTCCGGCATCGACCGCGCCTCCGGCCTCTGGGGCATCAAGCCCAGCGGTGTTGACTATGCCAGCCTCACCCCGGAGGACATCGTCATCCTGGACCTGGAGGGAAACCTCGTGGAAGGAAAACTGCGCCCCTCCTCCGATACCAAAACCCACCTGCATCTCTACCGCGAATTTCCCCAGATCGGCGGCATCACCCACACCCACAGCCTGCATGCCACCATGTTTTCCCAGGCCGGGCGTGAGCTCCCCTGCTACGGCACCACCCACGCGGATCACTTCTACGGCAGCGTCCCCATCGTCCGCGCCCTGACCCCGGAAGAAGTGGAAACCGATTACGAGCACTACACCGGTGTCGCCATCGTCCAGCGCCTGCGCGAGCTCGGCCTCCACCCCCTGGAGATGCCCGCCGTGCTGCAACGCCACCACGCCCCCTTCACCTTTGGTAAGACCGCCATGGACTCCCTGCAAAACAGCATCGCCCTGGAAATGTGCGCCCAAATGGCCCTCGGCACCCTCACCCTAAACCCCGACCAAGCCCCCATCCCCACCCACATCCTCGACAAGCACCACCTCCGCAAACACGGCCCCGGCGCCTACTACGGCCAGAAGTAAAGCGCACTCACCTCACCTGCTTCCCATTCCCCAGCAGGTTCGCGCCGACTTGGTTATCGTTCCCGCCGAGGATGAGCAGGGAGGGTTCTTTGGAACGCACGTCTTCGACGCGGTCATCGCGAATGAGGTTATCGCTGATCAGGCTCTGCTCCACCTGCTCCAGCAGCAGGCCTGCGCCATCGCTATCCAGGATGCTGTTACCCGTAATCATCAGGCGGCGACCGCCCACGATCTCCACCGCAGCACGTTTCCGCATCACTCCGGCGACGATGTTGCCTGAGAAGGAACTATCGGTACAGGTTTTGAAAACGATGCCGTTGTTTTCCGCCTCCTTGAAACCGTTCACCAGATAACGCGGATTGCGGTCAAAATTGTTGCTGCTCACGATCAGATGCTCGCAATTTTCCGCCAGCAGATCGTGCTCAAAGCCTTCCCAAAAAGTGTTGCCGGTAATGACCACTCCACGGGCGTCCTTCACCTCAATGTTCACCTTCACATCGCTAAACACATTGGCGCTGATGGTCACATTCCCCTCGCGGGTGTGTGCGCGGCCCACGCGGCGCTCCAGGCTGGCATCGGTCCCGGCTCCCAGGATGCGGATGTTGGCAGATCCCGCCGCCTTGCTGGTATGCTGAAGCGTGCAGCCTGTAATGGCCACCTCGCCAATCGAGCCTCCGGTAGAATCCAGCTCCACATTGGCGGAGGGTGGCGAATCCGCGTAATGATTGCTCTCGATGTCACAGGTGCCGATGTGCAGGTTGCGCACATTGCCACCGCGCGAGACGACCCCGCCGCCGCGATTGTAGCTGATGTGGCTGCCCACGATGTTGATCTGATGCAGGTTCACGTTATCCAAAAACACACCGATGCCCGTGTTGTCATACAAATGGCAGTCGCTGATCATCACGTTGCGATTGCGAGTCGTCAGGTGAATGGCGTGGCGGCACTTGCTCACCACCAGCCGGTGCAGCGTCACCTGCATCGCCCCGCCCACCTCCACGCCATCCGCTTCGGGATGCGCGCCATAAATTTCAAAACCGCTCAGCATCGGCGTACGTTCCTGCTCCCAGATTTCAGGCTTCATCTGGGTCGGTGCCGCCGATCCCTCATGATGACCGATGAGCCTAAACGCCGGTCCCGCCCCGGTCATCAGGAAACGCGCTGTGCCATCCCCGGATAGGCCCACCAACCCTGTTTTGGACAGGTCCACCGTGATGGTTTGCGTCAGCTTATACGTGCCTTTGGGGAAAAGCAGGCTGCCGTATTCATCCACCGCTTTCTGAAGGGCCACCGTATCATCCGTCTGGCCATCCCCCTTCACACCCACCGTCTGGACATTCGTCTGGGCCGCAGCTAGGACAGCGGAAAAAGCGATCAGCAATAGAACTCGTAGCATCTCACTTGAACGCGCATCAGCCTCCTAAAATCACATACCGACATGCTGCCAAGAAATGGTTTTGTGTGCAGGCTGCATGAATATCG encodes:
- a CDS encoding sensor histidine kinase; this encodes MEWGTPALVFLATTLAVGGACLGFLKRRYHNTHHHLLIFVLVSAIGYLATMQINKCTRIVEDRLMQSWMGISRVYAHAVERSTENIPAMNEDSLRPVVQRARQRLGFEGMDVRTATLVVKNADGQMVKHMMGVQKEADRPVIKKAYEDKITRAFQGAEYWCDTRGKAGVALGLISLVPLRDDVDTVQGVLMLEFFPTRWNVAREREQWRVVGEFGGLLVICLCLGGFLVVTSEARRQRELEKAVLPLMKDIESLDGMVNSVQGVVWERPAGSAGFTYLSQNADGYLGFDLDRWGSETGFLEKIIHSEDRQRVMDCWKQAIKDLIKYHVEYRVVRPDGTTAFVNEYGQAAKLMLDGKVLRGIILDITAQREHEASTQDLHKMMVEASRQAGMAEIATGVLHNVGNVLNSLNVGAKLLAERLKKSRMDKLCQATQLVKDNLPDNPDFFTNDKRGQVLPGYLVDLSAYLRDEQNRLDATVSDMIERIEHIRDMIMLQQSHSTVRTLWEPLDLVTVIEDALRLETDVHIAHQQIQVERHFADLPPIYSARGLLLQILVNLLANACQAMGDRPVAERKLTLRIVPVGNEKINITVEDTGCGIHPRNLTNIFTQGFTTKTDGHGFGLHHACLLAQDLGGVLRAESDGLGKGARFTLEVPYRKDSISSPQSGSSSPVQSASSPASTLSP
- a CDS encoding PSD1 and planctomycete cytochrome C domain-containing protein, translated to MLALSAQVSAIEPESLKFFENKIRPILAESCFSCHGEEKQKGGLRVDNLAYLNHGGDSGPALIAHQPDESLLMKAVNYGDSDLEMPPDGKLPEDQIAALKQWIAMGAPWPEAEVASVKPARKPGEFTQEDKEWWAFQPVKKPAVPAAKAAGSNSPIDAFVQVKLAENGLEAAKEATPEELVRRVYFDLHGLPPTPEDVATFVAEVKAEKAAPKKAKSATAYERLVDKLLASPRYGERWGQHWLDLARYAESEGYRQDAYRPNVWPYRDYVIESFNTDKPYDQFMREQIAGDEVDPANPKVSIGTAFLRHSIYEYNQRDAETQWQNIMNEVTGVTADVFMGMSVQCAQCHDHKFDPILHKDYFRLQAFFSNIVWPEDKPLATPAEIKAYEEQLAAWKEAAKEPLAVIDRIIEPRIADAQRRAMEKFPAEVVAMWKKPVAERSAYEEQVVRLAWRQAEFERYRFKSDKIKDPEQSQLKAAQEQLAQFDSLKPKSLLTAFIIGETGGPPGITKFKARRVGDTVVNPGFLSILDPSDAALPEISPGSATTGRRTVLANWMTRADNPLTTRVIVNRVWQYHFGRGLVATPSDFGRLGEKPTHPELLDWLTSEFVEGGWKFKPLHKMILMSATYRQTAQRAPTTKELTTDPENNLLWRFLPRRLDAEQARDAALLASGELNMDMGGVSVPATQPRRSIYTRKIRNTQDEFLASLDAPPGFSSLPTRDSTTTATQSLLMINGDWPLERARAMAVQLLKSQYGTDAELVDRAYSMAFSRKPTATEKKDALSFLTAQRTQLKSELPTKPAEPPALASASNFFGTAGASRTAKTLVHTPGTSHEKLRVHETGRIEGNEFALEAVVNLNQVYPSASVRTIASRWDNSKSDRGWALGVTGLKSAYKPNNLIVQLSGDDFQGTLMYEVVASGLRIPEGKPYYVAAAINNEPAEGQKFGGTITFYARDLSDPKAEMQSVTVSHQVCGGYTNAERGLYVGGRDKDKNNLWHGAIARFAMRQGSLDGGKLMAWVGATDASCVVDVNADMVTEMLKGDPKTAWRWESAAAPVSTKGRMDPGQEAVTDLCHVLLNANEFFYLH
- a CDS encoding MFS transporter, giving the protein MTPTASKPEITRLRDLTTHQKKSGLAAWLGWLFDGLDMHIYTLVATPFVALLLMKDGLAASPGEVDTKASIIQAAFLVGWALGGGVFGWIGDRLGRSRTLVLTILFYAGFTGLSYFCTEWWHLLICRFLSALGIGGEWAVGASLLSETWPKKWRPWIAATLQTAVNVGILLACLAGELLKHDESHRSIFLVGIIPALLTLWIRKAVPETEEWEEARRTSKPPRIRELFGPQVAGVTWRVLVICAVSLTAHWAFMFWQQSLIRSLPEVKNLSGPDQTNAVVVALMYIMIGSICGNYLAGALAKLMGYRRAITLMLLTYAICMLAAFSQEWTHSQLLWWYAVIGVCQGVFGLFTMCLPPLFPTLLRTTGSGFCYNIGRIVAAAGTVLFKLYAPVGDYRMALFYAGLLFIPASAVALLLPEEKEGV
- a CDS encoding ABC transporter ATP-binding protein, with the protein product MAVAPFSKNPSQMTDAEIAQLKMPYARILEYLKPWMGRFILGVFIGIVAAAFNGVLIVGVSLIFQLVLDGGAKTLGTPVQLPVFGEVNLAQVLGMANDTPVGLGGVIIACACIPVLMFLNGFLEYLNKYCLAWVGTKMLFHIRSDVFRSVLRQSPAFFSHTKAGELMQTVFNQSRVAQSNAVQLVQLITNRPLTIVTILFVLFSQDWFFTLMSLVIFPLCLAPIIAIGRKVRKSGSREEKEVGTMMTTMHESFTGIRLVKGYAREEYEVKRFDKANAEMCRNMLRWTRAMELIGPIVESVASIGIAAGLVYFWVQERSASELIVLVMALTKIYPPAKELSKVNLLMQKTVYAVNKVVHLLEREADIKDLPGAPELPRIKGGVTFENVSFAYSKIDGSKLDKAAVTNVSMELSPGKFYALVGPSGAGKSTLFSLLLRFYDPDSGRVLMDGTDIRTVTQDSVRGNIGLVSQDTFLFHDTIRENIRYGRLNATEEEIIAAAKKAHAHDFIQAQQGGYNAIVGDSGCNLSGGQKQRLSIARAILRNAPILLLDEATSALDTETEKIIQEAIHVLSEGKTVIAIAHRLSTIMQADQIIVMRDGGVADIGSHDELLKKSELYQKLYSLQFHE
- the araD gene encoding L-ribulose-5-phosphate 4-epimerase AraD → MTLSDLKNQVCEANRALEPSGLVRLTWGNVSGIDRASGLWGIKPSGVDYASLTPEDIVILDLEGNLVEGKLRPSSDTKTHLHLYREFPQIGGITHTHSLHATMFSQAGRELPCYGTTHADHFYGSVPIVRALTPEEVETDYEHYTGVAIVQRLRELGLHPLEMPAVLQRHHAPFTFGKTAMDSLQNSIALEMCAQMALGTLTLNPDQAPIPTHILDKHHLRKHGPGAYYGQK
- a CDS encoding right-handed parallel beta-helix repeat-containing protein, coding for MLRVLLLIAFSAVLAAAQTNVQTVGVKGDGQTDDTVALQKAVDEYGSLLFPKGTYKLTQTITVDLSKTGLVGLSGDGTARFLMTGAGPAFRLIGHHEGSAAPTQMKPEIWEQERTPMLSGFEIYGAHPEADGVEVGGAMQVTLHRLVVSKCRHAIHLTTRNRNVMISDCHLYDNTGIGVFLDNVNLHQINIVGSHISYNRGGGVVSRGGNVRNLHIGTCDIESNHYADSPPSANVELDSTGGSIGEVAITGCTLQHTSKAAGSANIRILGAGTDASLERRVGRAHTREGNVTISANVFSDVKVNIEVKDARGVVITGNTFWEGFEHDLLAENCEHLIVSSNNFDRNPRYLVNGFKEAENNGIVFKTCTDSSFSGNIVAGVMRKRAAVEIVGGRRLMITGNSILDSDGAGLLLEQVEQSLISDNLIRDDRVEDVRSKEPSLLILGGNDNQVGANLLGNGKQVR